The DNA sequence GTGACTGAGTGGAGGGAGCGAGCGAGAGGAGGCACAGTGACATCAGGTGGAGGTGGGCGAGCGCAACGGAGCTTCGCTGCATTTGATTTTTGGCCGGAGTGGAAGCGAACCAAGAATATCGTCGGCTAACGACCGGGTCGGGTAACCGTTCGGCGCTTCCGGTTAAATTCGGAGCCGGGTCTAGGATGGAGGGTCCGGAAGCTAATTGGGTTATCTGACCCGCCCGATTCCCGAGCTACATGTCGCTTGCCTCTTCCAAATAGGCTCAATTCTGTAGCATTTATCTTGCTTTTAAACGAATTACTTACCAATTTCTATTTACATACATCGATTTCACGTATGTTAATTTCGCAGTGTGGTATTTGTGGGTTTCATGAGCCTACTTAACAATTCCAAATGCTTACAAATACATTTATAGATTTTACCACAAACTTAAGTAAATTAGGAAGTCTGTGCTAAAAAATGGACAAAATAGTATAAATATATTGGTTtgtgagtcttttttttttttgttgcaactGAGGGTTGCAATTCTAATCATATGTGCATGTTTTCAAGTATATATACTTTCATGGGCACTACATGGGGGGCATATAtatcatttacattgatatttAATTTCAACCAAATAATGGATTAGACaagatatgagaatatccgactttaaatctgtAATTAACCAAACAGTGAATCGGATATGATAAAATCCTTGggtttcttatcctatcctatttaGTCTTATTCCGATTAAAAATCCGGACGATTAAATGCAGCCTAAAAGTCAATAGACTTATATCCTACGCTTGCTAGTTAGAATTAAATTTAGGACAAGATAATTTTATCCCCATTTTGTGTTTGGTGATTTATCCTATTCTATATTTGGTGCgtactcaaaatataataacaTCGGATATAGGAGAGATAAAGCCCGAATAAAATTGTGGTTAGGATTTATAATATCCCATAATACAAAAgtcatttttatcaaaaaacAAACTTCTCAAAACataatatttgaatttcaaTATAAAAATTCTCAGTataacgaaaaaatatttttatcaattcttatttttatttatatattcgACTTTCTTTTCGTCTTATAAAATTAgtttaatatataaatattataatatttatattcattacatattttaggtacaTTAGTGTAgtttaataattaataaatttttattagagattgatggaaggggaaaaataattttaaaaaagagaggggaaaatataattaaaaacaaGCAAATAAACATGAAGTACGCAAGATTGTCCACAGAGATTCTTACCAATTTGTGCGAGTTTTAGGTTCATTTACTTATATATGACGTTTATATCGAATAATAGACATGTTTACGTTCATTTACATTTATGTGACGTTTATACCGAATACTGGATAGTATCCTaaggatataacaaaatagtgacaattttttttttttatctattgtgAGATTGATATTATGTTTGTGAGCCACAAAAACTAGatcataaataatttaaaattattatgggTCCACTCCTTCAAGTCAAGGTCACGCAAAAAATGTTATGCTAAGAAAGTCTTAATAAAATTTCCGTATTTCAAATTCGACCATATTTAGTGCTATCCCGATTAGAAATCTCGACGATAGCATATAGTCGTACAAAATCCTGCCGCCCTAAATCTCAAGATAAGCTTAGATTCTcatatagaaagaaaaaagtgagaTTTCCATAGAATTCGGCCTTCCCTTGCTGCCCAAAACTCATTTCCTTGACGATGCGTGAAACATATATGCATGCTGTAAATAACTGCTACATTCCTAAGATGTCTAATGATGGTATGGAAGCAGATCTATTCGAGCACTGAATTCAAATCCCTGAAAACATGCTTCGCATACTAGCCTGCCTGACTCGCGACGAGTGCTACTAGCTTGTTCTTCATCCTGTCTGCGAAACCGTAGTAAGCCTCTCTCCAGGACTTCCTTACGATCAAAGGGCCGCAGACGCCCCAGAACCCGACAAAGAAACCGAGCCCGATGCTCAGGAAGAGCCAGAAATAATCGAGATCATCGTCCCCGTCCTTGCTCTCACTGTTTCCGCCGCCATCGTCAGGAGACTCTGGCTGTTTCTCGTCTCCCGGGCATAACTCGGGCAATGGAATCCCACAGAGGCCCACGTTGCCCTCGTAAATCGATGGGTCGTTGAAGGTTTGGAACTGGTTGGCCGTCGGGATTTTGCCTGAAAAGTCGTTGTACGACAGGTTCAAGTGATTCAGCTTTGTTAAATTGGTCATGCTCGGAGGAATCGGCCCTGAGAGATTGTTGCTTGATAAGTCGAGAGTCTCCAGCCATTCCAAGTTCCCAATGTGGATCGGTATTTTTCCGGTGAGATGGTTCATGGACAAATTCAAGGTCCCCAACCTCACGAGGCTCGTTAGCCCTTCGGGAATCTCCCCCGACAAGCGGTTGTCCGAGAGGTCCAAACTGTTGACGAGGTAAAGAATGCtttgaccatattgaataaatctTCCTTTGGCCACCAAGGTCAAGAGTCCCTCGTACCTCACCGTGTCAGCATCCGTGGGCTCCAATTTCATGCCAGTTAAGTTTCCGATGCATTGCGGGATTGATCCTGTCAAGCTGTTGTGCGAGAGGTCTACTATGTGGAGATTCGAAAGACGGCATGTCTGAGAGGGAATTTCCCCAGTAAAAGAATTGGACCGCAGGCTCAAAATCAGCAACGAAGGAATGCTCCCTGCAATCCATGCGGGAATGTTTCCTGAGAAATTGTTCTCGCCTAGATCGAGACTGTCCAAAGAGCTGCAGTTCCGCAAGGAGGACGGAAGTTTGCCAGAGAGATTGTTGTCACTGAGTATGAAGAACCGGAGAGAGGAAAGAAAGCCGACCTCGCTCGGTATTGGACCCGAAAGGCTATTGTTCGACATGTCGAGAATCCACAGCAAGGATAAGTTGCTCCAGAACCGCGGTATTTCTCCTGATAGGTAGTTGTTGGAGATAACTAAGGTTGTCAAATTGGTCATATTCCCAATGGACAAGGGAATGGTACCATTTAGGCCATTCCGACATATATCTAAATCTGTCAGGCCTGGCATCAGTTCACCGATGTTGGGAGGAATGGGACCCGAGAAGCGATTATCTCCGAGATACAGTGAGGTCACGTTGGAAGACCAGATAGGAAGAGGACCTTCGTAGAGGTTAGAACCCAAGTCGACATTAGACTGGTCATCTATAAACAACAGCGAGGTGGGTGGCTCGCCGGTGAGTCGATTATATGCGACGTCTAGTTCATCTAATTGCAGATTCATCTGCAAGAACCAATTGGGTATGGTTCCTGAAATGTTAGCGTTGTTCAACACCACGGTCTTGAGGTTGTTTTGATTCCTGAGCCAAGTAGGAAACTCAGGACCCAATTGGCAAGACCTGATGTTAAGGTACCTGAGCTTGAAGGGAGGAATCCAACCGGGGGCTATCTTGAATGCCAAGGAAATGTTTGGGGAGGCTTTATTCAAATCAAGATCCTCGAGGCTCGAGAGGTTTGCTAGGTGACGCTCCGTCACGACTCCTTCCCACAAGTTCTCGGAGAGATCCGCTGCGGCCAGTGTCGACAGTTGCCCGAAACTTTCAGGAATCCCACTCATCCTGTTGTGGGTAACGGAAAGCTCTTTCAACGACAAGTTTCCAATCGACTGTGGAATGGAACCTTGAAATGAATTCTGCCCAAATTGGAGGTACCTTAGCCTCTTTAATTTTCCTAGAGAATCTGGCAAATTACCAGACAACCCATTGTCCCACAAGTTCAGATTTTCCAACTTGCTATCGTTGCATCGAGCTAACCCGTCAATAGAATCAGTTATCTCACCAGTGATTCCATTGAGAGAAAGCATTAGGACACGCAAATCACATAAGCTCCCCAAGGATTTCGGAAGCCGACCTTCGAGGTACGAATTCTGGGACATGTCGAGTTCTTGTAGGGatgctaaattagcaaattcatCTGGAAGCTCGCCCCCGAGATTATTTGAGTTTAGATCAAGACACACGAGGCGAGTGAGATTGAACAGCCACCGAGGCGATGTAGAGTTGAAGTTATTGTTCGAGAGATCGAGGACCTCAAGCGATGTGACATTGATGAAtggaagagaaagaggaagCTTTGACAGGAAACAGTTGGGCAAGCGCAACTCCGTGAGAGAAGGTAGCGAATTGATAGCTCGAAGCCAATAGTCTGCGGCTTTACTGAGATCAACGGCTCCAAGATTAAGGTATCTCAGGGAAGAAAGCCCAGGAAGCCAGAGAAGATCGTTTTGGCTCGTTTTGGCAAAACAATTGCTGAGGTCCAGATACTGCAATCGCGAAAGGTTCCCGAGACTCGGAGGAATCAGTCCGCCGAAAGACGCGCCCGATAGATTGAGGTATCTCAGCTGCTTTAGCGAACCAATGAATCTGGGGATTTTGGTGCCTTCAAAATTGTTCATGCTCAAATCCAAGTAGTTCAACTCTTTTACATCGAGCAGAGAAGGACTGATCTCACCCCCCAGCGCTTGTCCTGGCTTGAGATCGCCGCTTAGATCATCACCCACATACGGGTTGTGGAGGTTAATCTCGACCACTCGCCCAGTCAGGTTGCTACATACAATTCCTCTCCATTTGCAGCAGTCTTTCCCGACCCACGAAGCGAGCCGGCCCAAAGGATCCGTGAAGCCACCTTTCAGCTTGGCGAGCGCTTCTCTTTCGCTTGCGAAGCAACCTGAAGCGATTCCCCAAGTGGAAAGCGCGAACTTCACAGTTCCAGGAAATAGAAGTCCTGATAGGACCAGGAGAGGTAGAAGCTCAATGAAGGAGATCTTACGAGCCATTGTTGCCAGGCAAAAACAAGAGCAAGACGAAAGGAGGGTAGTCTCGGAAGGTCCAGATTAGCTTTGCTTAGACATGTATAGTGGACTAGTGTCGTCCTACAATGCAACGTGAGGTGTCGTCCATTGTTAGTCTTGACTTGACTTGACCTTGAGTGGATCTCATCATTAGTCTTGACTTGACTTGACCTTGAGTGGATGTCATGAAGACATAACATAAGCAAGTAAAGCGTCATTGACCGGGTCATCTAAACCATTCTTGTTTTCCCCTTGTCCGGGACACATTATGAATCTGTAGACTGGGATGACAAGTTCTGGCGGACTATCGGAAAGATCGTACGTTCCTCGCCCATGTTCTCGAAAGTCGTGAGAATTTGATAGCTCGCTACGAGGTCCACCGAGTTAAGCCGACCACGCCGCGGATTTGGAGCGCAATGAATCGAGTCTGCATAACCACATATATATATTCCCATTCACAGCTTATGTCCTGGGAGAGGCAGTCGTCGACGGTACATGAATCACAAACTCTGCAAGTGAAAGCGATTGCATGTGGACGATGATGGCGTTGGACAAAGGGAGTGGATGGTGGTCGAGACGCGCCCGGGCTCTTTGAAGGGGGTTGACTTTTAAGATTCGTCAAGTCTTCTCTTGGACCGTTTCACAATGGGCATTTTCTTCTCGAGCTTAGGCGGGCGAGAGCTCGGTCGAAGAAGTCgttttcgagagagagagagagagagagagagagaagtttggGGGTTTGGATCTAATTGGAGAAGGAAGGAGGCGTTCCTCGAAATCGCAGTGGAAGAAAGTGACTTGCTCGTGGGGACAGGACATTCACATTGAGAACGAAATATAGATCTGCTAGGAAGTGGTCTAAGTCGTCATATCGTAATCTCTACGTTTGATAATAGCCAgaaaattatcacaaaaaaatatataaaaatcttaaatttattgcattagtaccaattcagtcctaaatttttcaacttgacccgtttagtcttaaatattttgacgatttgccaatgtaatcatTTCGGCTAATTTCGTTAGGAAATCACTGAACAATCGGCGCAGAATGAACAATttctttatgtatttttttttaaattttctatattttcgaaCAATGAAACCAAGTCATGGTGACTCGTTTCGGCAAGGAAGTTGTTCCGCAATTGCACTTTCTGGACAAGCAGCACGGCACGACCTCAAGAGGTCATTTGTGGAACGCTTTGTCAAAGCCCTCACGTCCTTTTTCACGTTTTACGTTGATCCGCCAAAATGAATCATCGACCCATTTCTTAACCAATATTTGTTGGGCTGAATTGCTATATGTATTATTTGCActcaataaatgggtcataaattgcTTGAAAATGGTCAAGCCCGAAATAATACGAGTGTTAAATAAATTCACAATTTATTTAGACTTGATCTCACGCTCGCTTAATTTCCGCTTTGAATATGAATTTTCCTATGTTCGGTTGAATACGgcaatgttttagcaatatggatCAAGTCAAATATaaattagataaaaataaaGTTGGCAAGGAATTAAGGATCTATAACGCAGACCTCCTTGGGCacaaaaaagttcaagaatctttCAATGATGACATGATCTGTAGTTACCTGTAGCTAGAACCGGATCTAGGAGCAAAACATGACGTTCAGATATATCCTTGGGAAGCTTCTCATATATAAGCTGATCAAAATACATCCAGCGCACAGATCACAATCATAGAAGTGAGATGTCCTCATTATCTAGAAAACAACAGGCaactaaggctctgtttgttttccGGAAATtggataatttagaaaatatcttcctaaaaataatcgcttatatcgcttaccaaaatggatgaaagaaacaaaattcacCGTCCACAAAAATGTTctgacataaattattgtggaaaacttttttcattgactaattacttcaagcaatataagcgatcattctTGGAAAGATGTTTTTCAAAGCATTTATTTGCCGCGAAACAAAGGGAGCCTAAGAGGAAAATACGTCAAATGAAGAGGCACATGCACCTGTTTCCCATTGTCTCCATCTCGGTGGATcagaatttttccaatttttatccCTTTGCAGCAAGCACGTAATGCATTTTCCATGCTCTCTCCACTAGACAGACAAAGAACATCCCAGGCATCAAATAAGCATTAGTTTGACATAGATAAGTGCAGCCCAACAATGAGAATGCTAAAAATAACCATTTGtgcaaaatgaatatccatccTCGCTAGTAACCTTGTAAAGAGAGATTATGGTGTTTGAAATGGCAGAAGAGAACCGAAACTAGACATTTGTGAAAGGTAGAGGAAGTAAAAAGGAGTGCGCAAACACCCCTATCTTTTTCTTAAAGATTCAGTTTAAGTTGAGCCCTATCTTGATGAAAAGATCCATTCAATTAGAAACCAGGATCGAAATCTGACAGGTGCTAAGCAATCCATGTAATCTATCTTTTTGCTTGCACAAATTCTCTCTAAGAACCAGTACCTTAATCAAGGCTCACCTTCGAACAAATGGATCCTAAGACGAAGATATGTCAAATGGAGAGGCACATGCACTTGTTGCCCATTGTCTCCATCTCAGTGGATCAGAACTTGTCCAATTTTTATCCCTTTGCAGCAAGCATGTAATGCATTTTCCATGCTCTCTCCCTTACACAGACAGAGAATATccctatgttacacggactcgctgttttgaaaattttttccgTGTCGAACACGTGTCGGActcggacacgtgtccgacacgctgGGACACCGCCAGACTCTTCTCGGACACGCGGTCAACTCCACGTACACGAGAGGGACTCGCGTGTCCGACGTTAACATAGGCAAAACGtccaattttgacctaatttctCACTCATCCCTCTCGGTTGCCGGTctcacctctccctctccctctccctctccctcttgcgA is a window from the Rhodamnia argentea isolate NSW1041297 chromosome 8, ASM2092103v1, whole genome shotgun sequence genome containing:
- the LOC125316107 gene encoding receptor-like protein EIX2; this translates as MARKISFIELLPLLVLSGLLFPGTVKFALSTWGIASGCFASEREALAKLKGGFTDPLGRLASWVGKDCCKWRGIVCSNLTGRVVEINLHNPYVGDDLSGDLKPGQALGGEISPSLLDVKELNYLDLSMNNFEGTKIPRFIGSLKQLRYLNLSGASFGGLIPPSLGNLSRLQYLDLSNCFAKTSQNDLLWLPGLSSLRYLNLGAVDLSKAADYWLRAINSLPSLTELRLPNCFLSKLPLSLPFINVTSLEVLDLSNNNFNSTSPRWLFNLTRLVCLDLNSNNLGGELPDEFANLASLQELDMSQNSYLEGRLPKSLGSLCDLRVLMLSLNGITGEITDSIDGLARCNDSKLENLNLWDNGLSGNLPDSLGKLKRLRYLQFGQNSFQGSIPQSIGNLSLKELSVTHNRMSGIPESFGQLSTLAAADLSENLWEGVVTERHLANLSSLEDLDLNKASPNISLAFKIAPGWIPPFKLRYLNIRSCQLGPEFPTWLRNQNNLKTVVLNNANISGTIPNWFLQMNLQLDELDVAYNRLTGEPPTSLLFIDDQSNVDLGSNLYEGPLPIWSSNVTSLYLGDNRFSGPIPPNIGELMPGLTDLDICRNGLNGTIPLSIGNMTNLTTLVISNNYLSGEIPRFWSNLSLLWILDMSNNSLSGPIPSEVGFLSSLRFFILSDNNLSGKLPSSLRNCSSLDSLDLGENNFSGNIPAWIAGSIPSLLILSLRSNSFTGEIPSQTCRLSNLHIVDLSHNSLTGSIPQCIGNLTGMKLEPTDADTVRYEGLLTLVAKGRFIQYGQSILYLVNSLDLSDNRLSGEIPEGLTSLVRLGTLNLSMNHLTGKIPIHIGNLEWLETLDLSSNNLSGPIPPSMTNLTKLNHLNLSYNDFSGKIPTANQFQTFNDPSIYEGNVGLCGIPLPELCPGDEKQPESPDDGGGNSESKDGDDDLDYFWLFLSIGLGFFVGFWGVCGPLIVRKSWREAYYGFADRMKNKLVALVASQAG